In Chthoniobacterales bacterium, one genomic interval encodes:
- a CDS encoding MBL fold metallo-hydrolase has protein sequence MRHRPENRVGLRPGEGWRGRNFFSEVVWPSLFQKRHGESRAPVFPRLDAGQVALTWIGHASFLLQAPGINVLIDPNWARWLKVIKRLREPGLELHALPDIDAVLVTHAHFDHLDRKTLRRVASEQPIVVPRNVGRLVQGLGFDRVHELDVWQTVQLGPVRVTMTPAHHWGARMLADTHRGFGGFLIEVEGRSILHCGDSAYFPGFAEIGKRRPVEIALMPIGAYDPPSGREVHMTPEDALRAFVELGAQTLVPMHYGTFQLSYEPPWEPPSRLIECAGAQGMLDRVCFLREGEPRVF, from the coding sequence CTGCGCCACCGGCCCGAGAATCGCGTGGGTCTGCGCCCCGGAGAAGGTTGGCGCGGGAGAAATTTTTTCTCCGAGGTCGTGTGGCCCAGCTTGTTCCAAAAGCGGCATGGCGAGTCGCGCGCCCCGGTTTTTCCGCGGCTGGATGCGGGCCAAGTCGCGCTCACTTGGATCGGGCATGCTTCGTTTCTTCTGCAGGCGCCCGGGATCAATGTGCTGATCGATCCGAACTGGGCGCGCTGGCTGAAGGTCATCAAGCGCCTGCGTGAACCCGGTCTGGAATTGCATGCGCTGCCGGACATCGATGCGGTCCTCGTCACCCATGCGCATTTCGATCATCTCGACCGCAAAACATTGCGCCGCGTGGCCAGCGAGCAGCCGATCGTCGTGCCGCGCAATGTCGGACGTCTCGTTCAAGGGCTCGGTTTCGACCGCGTGCACGAACTCGATGTGTGGCAAACCGTCCAACTCGGACCGGTCCGCGTCACCATGACGCCCGCGCACCATTGGGGCGCGCGCATGCTGGCCGATACCCACCGGGGATTCGGCGGATTCCTAATCGAGGTCGAAGGGCGATCGATCCTGCATTGCGGCGACAGCGCCTATTTCCCCGGTTTCGCCGAGATCGGCAAACGGCGCCCCGTCGAAATCGCCCTCATGCCGATCGGCGCCTACGATCCGCCCAGCGGGCGCGAAGTCCACATGACGCCCGAGGACGCGCTGCGCGCGTTTGTCGAGTTGGGCGCGCAGACGCTGGTCCCCATGCACTACGGCACGTTCCAGCTCAGCTATGAGCCTCCGTGGGAACCGCCCTCCCGCCTCATCGAGTGCGCGGGCGCACAGGGAATGCTCGACCGTGTCTGCTTCCTTCGCGAGGGCGAGCCGCGGGTTTTCTGA
- the tig gene encoding trigger factor, translating into MEIFVEKQPHCLATLRVTVPSSTVKSALEKLAGEYRKAAKLPGFRPGKAPVAVVARKYKEAIAEEAVKDLLRSAVDRAAKENNLTVLNAFDLKHGEVGEKDLDLTVQLTLEPDFTLPDIAQLDLEIMEDVVTDEHVHGHLSMLLERMAEFSDVKDRAVQIGDYAVLDFDATVEGKPLGEVCPEAPSTMKGGEGLWVIMDEESMWPGFCAGIAGAREGEERAVEVTVPEDFAVASLRGKKIAHKVKLKGIKAKKLPELTDEVAQKIAGRSADELRKTIRERLDASAAEQTERRKRTAALEHLVKTCEFEVPASFVVGEARRVVKEIVEAEQMRGLSDEDLLSKKDEIFQHAQMGAQFRVKADFILTRLAREHKIEATRDELAAHIAGLAQRLNIPMDKLVKQLVKREALGSVGNDVVRDKALDFLASKVKVKKAAPQE; encoded by the coding sequence ATGGAAATCTTCGTCGAAAAGCAGCCGCATTGCCTGGCAACCCTCCGCGTGACTGTCCCGTCATCGACGGTCAAAAGTGCCCTCGAGAAATTGGCCGGCGAATACCGCAAGGCCGCCAAGCTTCCGGGGTTTCGTCCGGGCAAAGCGCCGGTCGCCGTCGTGGCCCGCAAATACAAGGAGGCCATCGCAGAGGAGGCGGTGAAGGATCTGCTGCGTTCCGCCGTCGATCGTGCCGCCAAGGAGAACAATCTCACCGTGCTCAACGCCTTCGATCTCAAGCACGGCGAAGTCGGCGAAAAGGATCTCGATCTCACCGTCCAGCTCACCCTCGAGCCGGACTTCACGTTGCCCGACATCGCGCAACTCGACCTCGAGATCATGGAGGATGTGGTCACCGACGAACACGTGCATGGTCATCTCAGCATGCTGCTCGAGCGCATGGCCGAGTTCTCCGATGTCAAAGATCGCGCCGTGCAGATCGGCGACTACGCGGTGCTCGACTTCGATGCGACGGTCGAGGGCAAGCCGCTGGGCGAGGTCTGCCCCGAGGCTCCTTCGACGATGAAGGGCGGCGAGGGGCTTTGGGTGATCATGGATGAGGAAAGCATGTGGCCGGGTTTCTGCGCGGGCATAGCGGGCGCCAGGGAGGGAGAGGAGCGCGCGGTCGAAGTGACAGTCCCGGAGGATTTCGCCGTGGCTTCGCTGCGTGGCAAGAAAATCGCGCACAAGGTGAAGCTCAAGGGTATCAAGGCCAAGAAACTCCCTGAACTCACCGACGAAGTCGCGCAGAAGATCGCAGGTCGCAGTGCGGATGAATTGCGCAAGACCATCCGCGAGCGCCTCGATGCCTCGGCCGCCGAACAGACGGAGCGCAGAAAGCGCACCGCGGCGCTCGAGCACCTCGTCAAGACATGCGAGTTCGAGGTTCCCGCCTCGTTCGTCGTGGGCGAGGCGCGCCGCGTGGTGAAAGAAATCGTCGAGGCCGAGCAGATGCGCGGCCTCAGCGACGAGGATTTGCTGAGCAAGAAGGACGAGATTTTCCAGCACGCCCAGATGGGTGCCCAATTCCGCGTCAAGGCGGACTTCATCCTCACGCGGCTCGCGCGCGAGCACAAGATTGAGGCCACGCGCGACGAGCTTGCGGCGCACATCGCTGGGCTCGCCCAAAGGCTGAATATTCCGATGGACAAGCTGGTGAAGCAGCTCGTCAAACGCGAGGCCCTCGGATCGGTCGGCAACGACGTGGTGCGGGACAAGGCCCTTGATTTCCTCGCCTCCAAAGTTAAGGTCAAAAAAGCCGCGCCTCAGGAGTAA
- a CDS encoding peptidylprolyl isomerase, whose amino-acid sequence MKDIRIIVKTDKGDIEGVLYPSKAPVTVANFLNLAKRGYYNGLKFHRVIPDFMIQGGDPTGTGSGGPGYRFEDECTPELKHDKPGIFSMANAGPGTNGSQFFITHVPTPWLDGKHTVFGSVTKGQDVVNAVAQGDKIKSIEILDPTDELFKAQSKRLEEWNAILDKR is encoded by the coding sequence ATGAAAGACATCCGCATCATCGTCAAAACCGACAAGGGCGACATCGAAGGCGTCCTTTATCCCTCGAAGGCGCCCGTCACGGTGGCCAACTTCCTCAACCTCGCCAAGCGCGGGTATTACAACGGTCTCAAGTTCCACCGCGTCATTCCCGATTTCATGATCCAGGGCGGCGATCCGACCGGCACCGGCAGCGGCGGCCCCGGCTACCGTTTCGAGGACGAGTGCACGCCCGAGTTGAAGCATGACAAGCCCGGCATTTTCTCGATGGCCAACGCCGGCCCGGGCACCAACGGCAGCCAGTTTTTCATCACGCACGTCCCCACCCCGTGGCTCGACGGCAAGCATACTGTTTTCGGTTCCGTGACGAAGGGACAGGACGTGGTCAACGCCGTCGCACAAGGCGACAAAATCAAATCGATCGAAATCCTCGATCCGACCGACGAGCTTTTCAAAGCCCAGTCCAAGCGTCTCGAGGAATGGAACGCCATCCTCGACAAACGCTGA
- a CDS encoding DUF2817 domain-containing protein, protein MAKQTENASHLRAHDYAWLVKRWRALARREGWRMRKFAHADGFPVYVVESPPSPGPRLYLSAGIHGDEPAATEALVDWCARRAAALKKCEVLIFPCLNPWGLQHNDRHDARGRDLNRGYHRNDVAVIEAQKKILRGRAFDAAVMLHEDFDAHGVYLYEIPGARPFWGEKLLAAASRHLPREPRPRVEGRRCRRGLIRTRVTPRTLPEHPEAFFLRFGHTTRSLTIETPSEFSITTRVAAQGAVLDAVLKLLG, encoded by the coding sequence GTGGCAAAGCAAACCGAAAACGCATCGCATCTGCGGGCCCACGACTACGCGTGGCTGGTCAAACGCTGGCGGGCGTTGGCGCGGCGCGAAGGTTGGCGCATGCGGAAATTCGCGCATGCCGACGGCTTTCCAGTTTATGTCGTCGAGTCGCCGCCGAGCCCCGGCCCGCGGCTTTACTTGTCGGCCGGCATTCACGGTGACGAACCCGCGGCAACCGAGGCGCTCGTGGACTGGTGTGCCCGCCGTGCCGCCGCACTGAAAAAATGCGAAGTGCTCATCTTCCCTTGCCTCAATCCGTGGGGCCTCCAGCACAACGACCGCCATGATGCGCGCGGGCGCGACCTCAACCGCGGCTACCATCGCAACGATGTCGCGGTGATCGAGGCGCAGAAGAAAATCCTGCGCGGCCGCGCCTTCGATGCGGCGGTCATGCTGCACGAGGACTTCGACGCACACGGCGTCTACCTCTACGAGATTCCCGGCGCGCGTCCGTTCTGGGGAGAAAAGCTGCTCGCCGCCGCGTCGCGGCATCTGCCTCGTGAACCGCGTCCGCGGGTGGAAGGACGTCGTTGCCGTCGCGGCCTCATCCGCACGCGCGTCACGCCGCGCACCCTTCCCGAGCATCCGGAAGCGTTTTTCCTCCGCTTCGGTCACACCACGCGCAGCCTTACGATCGAAACACCCTCGGAATTTTCGATCACCACCCGCGTCGCCGCCCAAGGGGCTGTCTTGGACGCTGTTTTGAAGTTGCTGGGCTGA
- a CDS encoding 5-formyltetrahydrofolate cyclo-ligase: MPLLEQAGPHDLGEKISPAPTFSGAQTHAILGPVAQTRQNAAFLLHGLVWILVSAHFVSMPSPTKAELRRIMREQLAGMTPAACAAASESIRTSIASLPRWQAARTIAAYAALPGEPDLQPLQWTDSKKVLLPRIEDDRLVFHAVQNADQLKRGAFGVMEPDPAQCPAVDTREMEIIFVPGLAFTSDGARLGRGRGFYDRLLADLPKTVLRAGVCFPCQISPELPAEPHDQEVDLVLTSSS; the protein is encoded by the coding sequence ATGCCGCTTTTGGAACAAGCTGGGCCACACGACCTCGGAGAAAAAATTTCTCCCGCGCCAACCTTCTCCGGGGCGCAGACCCACGCGATTCTCGGGCCGGTGGCGCAGACGCGGCAAAATGCGGCGTTTCTTCTGCACGGGCTTGTCTGGATTCTCGTCAGCGCTCACTTTGTCTCCATGCCTTCCCCGACAAAAGCGGAGCTGCGCCGCATCATGCGCGAACAACTCGCAGGGATGACTCCCGCCGCATGCGCGGCAGCCTCGGAAAGCATTCGGACGAGTATCGCATCGTTGCCGCGCTGGCAAGCAGCGCGGACAATCGCGGCCTACGCGGCGCTGCCCGGGGAACCCGATTTGCAGCCCCTGCAATGGACCGATTCAAAAAAAGTTCTCTTGCCGCGCATCGAAGACGACCGCCTGGTTTTTCACGCCGTGCAAAACGCGGATCAACTGAAACGCGGCGCTTTCGGCGTGATGGAACCCGATCCGGCACAATGCCCGGCCGTCGATACGCGCGAGATGGAAATAATCTTCGTTCCCGGACTGGCCTTTACTTCCGATGGCGCGCGCCTCGGTCGCGGGCGCGGGTTTTATGACCGCTTGCTGGCAGATCTTCCGAAGACGGTATTGCGCGCCGGCGTCTGTTTCCCGTGCCAAATCTCGCCGGAATTGCCCGCAGAACCGCACGACCAAGAGGTCGATCTGGTGCTCACTTCGTCCAGCTGA
- a CDS encoding vitamin B12-dependent ribonucleotide reductase, with amino-acid sequence MIATKSTFRPKKSKKSSTRTTTSRVTTPAGHRTRAESGKKTGKGLKFESRFHTQDGTPFDHVEWDKRTAEINDDSGKAIFKQENVEVPRSWSALATKIAVSKYFYGDLANGTDPHKGGRESSIRQLIHRVTRTITDFGKADGYFADNDSAEAFYNDLTWLCLHQHGAFNSPVWFNVGLYQQYGIGKNAGLGNYFYNHLTGEAERAASQYEYPQASACFIQSVEDNMESILDLAKSEAMLFKYGSGTGSDLSTLRSTREKLSGGGKPSGPLSFLKVYDQVASVVKSGGKTRRAAKMNTLKDWHPDIEEFIESKMKEEKKAWALIEQGYDGSFNGEAYGSVMYQNENLTVRASDEFMEAAINGREWTTRRVTDGKPCEKKDARTLLRKIAEGTHVCGDPGMQFESTIHKWHTCKGTARQNSTNPCSEYLFLDNTACNLASLNLMKFKREDGTFDVEKFKAAVRIFITAQEIVVDNASYPTKYIAENSHIFRTLGLGYANLGALVMSYGYGYDSPEGRALAGAITAIMTGHAYEQSARIAGITGPFPGYRDSSASGVKQTVAPDNVEPMLEVMRFHRDAVEDIEKADEFEYLRDEARHVWDEALRLGKQQGYRNAQVTVLAPTGTIGFLMDCDTTGIEPDIALVKYKLLAGGGMLKIVNQTVRPALQKLGYSDADIEAIVAHIDKYDTIEDVEEDGKKIRSGLRSEHTSVFDCAFKPMRGQRSLSYHAHIRMMAAAQPFLSGAISKTVNLPEHATVEDIVDTYVEGWKLGLKAIAIYRDGSKRSAPVVTDKKKHGTGNAELEAELSTKSELESRVIELENEIDAMRAKLSQPQRQRLPDTRVALNHKFDIAGHEGYITVGLFENGQPGEIFIQMAKEGSTIGGLMDTVATLTSISLQYGVPLESLVKKFAHQRFEPSGFTKNPDIRNASSITDYVFRWLGCQFIKGYKEATSPNRHQPELPMREIPEMERRAVNRPVSDLPRTGEKEIIDVITQTQNSEGTPVHIAGTATHAERIQGALGTMFMDTTCSNCGSNKVIRAGACGVCTECGTSQGCS; translated from the coding sequence ATGATAGCCACCAAATCCACCTTCCGCCCGAAAAAGAGCAAGAAATCGTCCACCCGAACCACCACCTCACGCGTCACGACGCCCGCCGGCCACCGCACCCGTGCGGAGAGCGGCAAAAAAACGGGGAAAGGGCTGAAGTTCGAGTCGCGTTTCCACACGCAGGACGGCACGCCGTTCGACCATGTCGAGTGGGACAAGCGCACCGCCGAGATCAACGACGATTCCGGCAAGGCTATCTTCAAACAGGAGAACGTCGAAGTCCCGCGCAGCTGGAGCGCCCTCGCCACCAAGATTGCCGTCTCGAAATATTTCTACGGCGACCTCGCCAACGGCACCGACCCTCACAAGGGCGGCCGCGAATCTTCCATCCGCCAGCTCATTCACCGCGTCACCCGCACCATCACCGACTTCGGCAAAGCCGACGGCTATTTCGCCGACAACGACAGCGCCGAGGCGTTCTACAACGACCTCACGTGGCTGTGCCTCCACCAGCACGGCGCCTTCAACAGCCCCGTGTGGTTCAATGTCGGCCTCTACCAGCAATACGGCATCGGGAAAAACGCCGGCCTCGGGAACTACTTCTACAACCACCTCACCGGCGAAGCCGAGCGCGCCGCCTCGCAATACGAATACCCGCAGGCCAGCGCCTGCTTCATCCAGTCCGTCGAGGACAACATGGAAAGCATCCTCGATCTGGCCAAGAGCGAGGCCATGCTCTTCAAATACGGCAGCGGCACCGGCAGCGACCTCTCCACCCTGCGCTCGACCCGCGAAAAACTCAGCGGCGGCGGCAAGCCCAGCGGCCCGCTCTCGTTCCTCAAAGTTTATGACCAAGTGGCCAGCGTGGTGAAAAGCGGCGGCAAAACTCGCCGCGCCGCCAAGATGAACACGCTCAAGGACTGGCATCCCGACATCGAGGAATTCATCGAGTCCAAGATGAAGGAAGAAAAGAAAGCCTGGGCCCTCATCGAGCAGGGCTACGACGGCTCGTTCAACGGCGAGGCCTACGGCTCGGTGATGTATCAGAACGAAAACCTGACCGTCCGCGCTTCCGATGAATTCATGGAAGCCGCGATCAACGGCCGCGAATGGACCACCCGGCGCGTCACCGACGGCAAGCCGTGCGAAAAGAAAGACGCCCGCACCCTCCTGCGTAAAATCGCCGAGGGCACGCATGTCTGCGGCGACCCCGGCATGCAGTTCGAGAGCACGATCCACAAATGGCACACCTGCAAAGGCACGGCGCGCCAGAATTCCACCAACCCGTGCTCCGAATACCTCTTCCTCGACAACACCGCCTGCAACCTCGCCTCGCTCAACCTGATGAAGTTCAAGCGCGAGGACGGCACGTTCGACGTCGAGAAGTTCAAAGCCGCCGTGCGCATCTTCATCACCGCGCAGGAGATCGTCGTGGACAACGCCAGCTACCCCACCAAATACATCGCGGAGAACAGCCACATCTTCCGCACGCTCGGCCTGGGTTACGCCAACCTCGGCGCGCTCGTCATGAGCTACGGCTACGGCTACGACAGCCCCGAAGGCCGCGCACTGGCCGGAGCGATCACCGCCATCATGACCGGTCACGCCTACGAGCAAAGCGCCCGCATCGCCGGCATCACCGGCCCGTTCCCCGGCTACCGTGATTCGAGCGCCAGCGGTGTGAAACAGACCGTCGCCCCCGACAACGTCGAACCCATGCTCGAGGTCATGCGATTCCACCGCGACGCGGTGGAAGATATCGAGAAGGCGGACGAATTCGAATACCTGCGCGACGAGGCACGCCACGTCTGGGACGAGGCGCTCCGCCTCGGCAAACAGCAGGGCTACCGCAACGCGCAGGTCACCGTGCTCGCGCCCACTGGAACCATCGGGTTCCTCATGGACTGCGACACGACCGGCATCGAGCCCGACATCGCCCTGGTCAAATACAAACTCCTCGCCGGCGGCGGCATGCTAAAAATCGTCAACCAGACGGTCCGCCCCGCCCTGCAGAAACTCGGCTACAGCGACGCCGACATTGAAGCCATCGTCGCCCATATCGACAAATACGACACCATCGAGGACGTCGAGGAGGACGGCAAAAAGATCCGCAGCGGACTGCGCTCCGAACACACCTCCGTATTCGATTGCGCGTTCAAGCCCATGCGCGGACAACGCAGCCTCAGCTACCATGCGCACATCCGCATGATGGCCGCCGCCCAGCCGTTCCTGTCAGGCGCCATCTCCAAGACGGTCAATCTGCCCGAGCATGCCACCGTCGAGGACATCGTGGACACTTACGTGGAAGGCTGGAAGCTCGGCCTCAAGGCCATCGCCATCTACCGCGACGGCTCCAAGCGTTCCGCCCCCGTCGTCACCGACAAGAAGAAGCACGGCACCGGCAACGCCGAACTCGAGGCCGAGCTTTCGACCAAGTCGGAACTCGAATCGCGCGTCATCGAACTGGAAAACGAAATCGATGCCATGCGCGCCAAGCTCAGCCAGCCGCAGCGCCAGCGCCTGCCCGACACGCGCGTCGCGCTCAACCACAAGTTCGATATCGCGGGCCACGAAGGCTACATCACCGTCGGCCTGTTCGAGAACGGCCAACCCGGGGAAATCTTCATCCAGATGGCCAAGGAGGGGAGCACCATCGGCGGCCTCATGGACACAGTTGCCACGCTCACCTCGATCTCGCTGCAATACGGCGTGCCGCTGGAAAGCCTGGTGAAAAAATTCGCCCACCAACGCTTCGAGCCGAGCGGCTTCACCAAGAACCCCGACATCCGCAACGCCAGCAGTATCACCGATTACGTGTTCCGCTGGCTCGGATGCCAGTTCATCAAGGGCTACAAAGAAGCCACCTCGCCCAACCGCCACCAACCCGAACTTCCCATGCGTGAAATCCCGGAGATGGAGCGCCGCGCGGTCAACCGCCCCGTTTCCGACCTCCCGCGCACCGGCGAGAAGGAAATCATCGATGTCATAACACAGACGCAGAACAGCGAGGGCACCCCGGTCCATATCGCCGGCACCGCCACCCATGCCGAGCGCATCCAAGGCGCGCTGGGAACCATGTTTATGGACACCACCTGCTCCAACTGCGGCAGCAACAAAGTCATCCGGGCCGGCGCCTGCGGCGTCTGCACCGAGTGCGGCACCAGCCAAGGCTGCAGCTGA
- a CDS encoding CCA tRNA nucleotidyltransferase: protein MDLKSAATDIARRLQQAGHTAYFAGGCVRDELLGHEPHDYDIATSAKPAEVQRVFTHTQAVGAHFGVILVMEHGRAFEVATFRSDHEYIDGRRPEMVTFSTPEEDAARRDFTINGMFHDPVADRFIDFVGGRADLDTRTLRAIGDPVARFREDKLRLLRAVRFAARFGYDIEPRTWDALKSHAADIHAVSAERIREELVKILAHSNRVLGFDLLDRSGLMREILPEIEALKGCEQPAQFHPEGDVFVHTRAMLELLPPGAPASLSLSVLFHDIGKPPTYRYHADEDRIRFSGHDRVGASMTERVMERLRFSRAEIDRVTEAVRQHMVFKDVQNMRTAKLKRFMAREGFEEELELHRVDCQSSHGALDNYDFLKAKSVEFANEPLIPPPLVTGHDLMALGWKPGPHFGQVLEAVQTAQLEGTLTGKEEALAWIKANHPVPIFKK, encoded by the coding sequence ATGGATCTCAAGTCCGCCGCGACCGACATCGCACGCCGCCTGCAGCAGGCGGGGCACACGGCATATTTCGCCGGCGGATGCGTGCGCGACGAGTTGCTCGGGCATGAACCTCACGACTACGACATCGCCACATCGGCCAAACCCGCTGAAGTGCAACGCGTCTTCACCCACACCCAGGCGGTCGGAGCGCATTTCGGCGTGATCCTGGTGATGGAACACGGCCGCGCCTTTGAAGTCGCCACGTTCCGCTCGGATCACGAATACATCGACGGGCGCCGGCCCGAGATGGTCACGTTTTCCACGCCGGAGGAAGATGCGGCTCGGCGCGATTTCACCATCAACGGAATGTTCCACGACCCGGTGGCAGACCGGTTCATCGATTTCGTGGGCGGACGCGCGGACCTCGACACGCGCACGCTGCGTGCCATCGGGGATCCCGTGGCGCGCTTTCGCGAAGACAAACTCCGCCTGCTCCGCGCCGTGAGATTCGCCGCGCGGTTCGGCTATGACATCGAGCCGCGCACTTGGGACGCGCTCAAATCCCATGCCGCCGACATCCACGCGGTCAGCGCCGAGCGGATCCGCGAGGAACTCGTCAAGATCCTTGCCCACAGCAACCGCGTCCTCGGCTTCGACCTGCTGGACCGAAGCGGGTTGATGCGCGAAATCCTCCCGGAGATCGAGGCGCTGAAGGGCTGCGAGCAGCCGGCGCAATTCCACCCGGAAGGCGATGTCTTCGTCCACACGCGGGCGATGCTGGAACTTCTCCCGCCAGGGGCCCCCGCCTCGCTGTCGTTGTCGGTCCTGTTCCACGACATCGGCAAACCGCCCACCTACCGCTATCACGCCGACGAGGACCGCATCCGTTTCAGCGGACACGACCGTGTCGGCGCGTCCATGACCGAGCGCGTGATGGAAAGACTGCGCTTTTCGCGCGCGGAGATCGACCGGGTGACCGAGGCAGTCCGCCAGCACATGGTGTTCAAGGACGTGCAGAACATGCGCACGGCAAAATTGAAACGTTTCATGGCGCGCGAGGGATTCGAAGAGGAACTCGAACTTCACCGCGTCGATTGCCAAAGCAGCCACGGAGCGTTGGACAATTACGATTTTCTCAAGGCGAAGTCCGTGGAATTCGCCAACGAACCCCTGATCCCTCCGCCGTTGGTCACGGGCCACGACCTCATGGCGCTCGGATGGAAACCGGGCCCGCATTTCGGTCAAGTTCTCGAGGCCGTGCAAACCGCACAACTCGAAGGCACACTGACCGGCAAGGAAGAAGCCCTTGCTTGGATCAAGGCGAATCACCCCGTCCCAATTTTCAAAAAATAG
- a CDS encoding uracil-DNA glycosylase — translation MSSIDEAAALLELSLRTRRDLLGARHTGVSREALDRLAKMPAPQTSGSQDVKSGPPRVARLAAISEAVKACRICAHLASFRTQTVFGTGNPEADLMFVGEAPGADEDRLGEPFVGRAGELLTRIIGAMGLSRNDVYIANVLKCRPDIPKGSPGNRPPTPQEMQNCLPYLREQIAVIQPRILVALGKTAMQGLVGTDESMGAMRGRWYSFGDIPLLPTYHPSYLLRNDSNAEKRKVWEDMMLVMEKLGMPVSEKQRNFFLSAK, via the coding sequence ATGTCCTCCATCGACGAAGCCGCTGCCCTCCTCGAGCTATCCCTGCGCACCCGACGCGATTTGCTCGGGGCTCGGCACACGGGCGTTTCGCGCGAAGCGCTGGACCGCTTGGCAAAAATGCCCGCGCCCCAGACCTCTGGAAGCCAGGATGTGAAATCCGGACCCCCCCGCGTAGCACGCCTCGCCGCGATCAGCGAAGCGGTGAAAGCGTGCCGCATTTGCGCGCACCTCGCGTCTTTCCGCACGCAGACCGTTTTCGGCACCGGGAATCCCGAAGCGGACCTCATGTTCGTGGGCGAGGCCCCGGGCGCCGACGAAGATCGCCTCGGCGAGCCGTTCGTCGGACGCGCCGGCGAACTTCTCACGAGGATCATCGGCGCCATGGGTTTGTCCCGCAACGATGTGTATATCGCCAACGTGCTCAAGTGCCGCCCCGACATTCCAAAAGGTTCGCCGGGGAACCGTCCGCCGACCCCGCAGGAAATGCAGAACTGCCTTCCCTACCTGCGCGAACAGATCGCGGTGATCCAGCCGCGCATTCTGGTAGCCCTCGGCAAGACAGCCATGCAAGGGCTCGTGGGCACGGATGAATCGATGGGCGCCATGCGCGGCCGCTGGTATTCGTTCGGCGACATCCCCCTGCTGCCGACCTACCATCCATCCTACCTCCTCCGCAACGACTCCAATGCGGAGAAGCGCAAAGTCTGGGAAGACATGATGCTTGTCATGGAAAAGCTCGGAATGCCCGTCTCTGAAAAGCAGCGCAACTTTTTCCTCTCCGCGAAATAA
- a CDS encoding 1-acyl-sn-glycerol-3-phosphate acyltransferase, with protein sequence MLSSSGYGLGAAFVRVFMAPFVHRRVLGRSNVPATGPCILAPNHISHFDPPLIGISTGRPVDWMAMEELFRNPVLAALLRWVGSFPVGRGKMDYAAVRTAIARLERGRMVGVFPEGGLRTGAESVLEGAPLKPGVAALAQMTQAPVLPCAVIGSDALYAPSCWLPLRRASVWVIFGEPLPPPAREGDKAAARTAFEALLGGKIRGLYERTVREAGIPPECLPQTPQRRKGRA encoded by the coding sequence ATGCTTTCCTCCTCCGGCTACGGCCTCGGCGCCGCTTTCGTGCGCGTCTTCATGGCGCCCTTCGTGCACCGCCGAGTCCTCGGGCGCTCGAACGTGCCTGCAACCGGACCCTGCATCCTCGCGCCGAACCACATAAGCCATTTCGACCCCCCGCTCATCGGCATCAGCACCGGACGCCCGGTGGACTGGATGGCGATGGAGGAACTTTTCCGCAACCCCGTGCTGGCCGCGCTGCTGCGCTGGGTGGGATCTTTCCCCGTCGGCCGCGGAAAAATGGATTATGCGGCGGTGCGGACTGCCATCGCACGCCTCGAGCGCGGACGGATGGTCGGGGTTTTTCCGGAAGGCGGACTCCGGACCGGCGCGGAGTCGGTCCTCGAGGGGGCACCGCTCAAACCCGGGGTGGCCGCGCTCGCGCAAATGACGCAGGCGCCCGTGCTCCCGTGCGCGGTAATCGGAAGCGATGCACTCTACGCACCGAGCTGCTGGCTTCCGCTGCGGCGCGCCAGTGTGTGGGTGATTTTCGGCGAGCCGTTGCCACCGCCCGCGCGCGAGGGCGACAAGGCCGCGGCACGGACCGCATTCGAAGCCCTCTTGGGCGGAAAAATCCGCGGCCTTTACGAGCGCACTGTCCGGGAAGCCGGCATCCCGCCCGAGTGCCTTCCGCAAACGCCTCAAAGGCGCAAAGGACGGGCTTGA